The DNA sequence caaatggagtgttggactttactgcaagggggtggagtttgaaaaagggaacttgctgcacctacacaggacattgctgagatagcagctggaatactgtgtacggttctggtctccCTACTGATGGAATGACATGTTTtcattggaatgagttcagagaaGGTCCATTCCTCAGATGAaggtgttgtcttttgaggaaagattgtaAGGTGTAGgtgagaattctcccatcccgcccaccacaggtatCGTCGCGGGCAGAGGGGCGGGAccacaaaggcccattgacctcgggcaggattgtccagttttggggtgagcgcggccggagaatccaactcattgtcttttgaggaaaggttgcacCTCTAATCAttaggtttagaagaatgagcagtgaactttctgaaacatataagattctcatgGGGGGTTGACAGGCTAGAGGCCAAGAGGATGATTCATGAAGGAGTCTTGAACTTGGTGCCACAGATCAACAAGAGTCAAGGGTATTGTTTCAGCCCTTACagacaccaatactttatcctcagTTTTAGTCATGTTAGCTGGTGTTGTCCACCCAATGGGACAGGCTCTGTTTCACGtgagagtttttgatttgatttgatttactattgtcacatgtattgggatacagtgaaaggtattgtttcttgtgcgctatactgacaaaacatacaTTCTAAAGTACATCGGGGAAAAGGAAAaaagagggtgtagaatatagtgttacagtcatagcgagggtgtagaataagatcaatttaatatacgttggtccattcaaaagtcggatagcagggaagaagctgctcttgagtcagttggtacatcacgtgggtgggtgggtgggaggatggcTGCGTGTGTTAGTTTTTGTGCATGAGGATGTTGGTATCTGAGTGAAGCTGCTTCTCATCAGCTGCAACACAACCTTCGTCCAAGCAGACAATGATAGGTCTCTGATTTTCCAACTGAGTGATTTGAGTGATCCAGAGATTCTCCATCCAGGCTGACTGTGTGCTGCGTAAAACCTGACATCTACACAACCTGACCCCACTTCTCCTGCAACAATATGAAGTGTCGGCTGCTTTCCTGATCCCTTCCTTTCCCCTCACCATTATCCTCAGATAGTTCACAAATTCCATTGTACCTCATCCTCCAATGgtctccattttaaatatttccaTCAGTCTTGCCAACAGATAGCAATGGGATTGCTGCTATCACAGTGATAAACTCTGAAATACTGCCTCTCTGATCTAGATCTCCCCACCATATCATCATGTGTTCCACTTTTTAATATGAGGAAATTAATATAATTTAActttcaacagtaccttccaacaCTGCGACCTTTACCTTCCAATCCtacaaactctaccacctcgagacaagggcagcagataattggCAACATGGACAACTGACGTTATCAAAGaatgaagaacagtacagcagaggaacagacccttcaccgaaaaacaatggcacccaagacataaacaatcctgacttggaatcatgTTGCTGTCTTTTCACTGTCGCTGatcaaaaatcctggaaatcccttcctaacagcatcttCGACTGCGGCAAACTTATAAATATAGGAGAGAAGATCATTCAGTCCCTTgacccatttaattagatcacggctgatctgacagtaacttcaaatctgcagttcaagaaggcagccccaaccaccttctcaagaataaTTTGGGGTGGGCGATTGATGCTGGttgagtcagcaatgcccacattgtaTAAACAAATATAAAACCCCATTAAAACTGATTcagcgcaccccctccccacagaatGAAAAAGATTGGCTTTAAGATCAGTTAGAACCACAGAACCGTaggacattacagcacagaaacaggccatttgtcccttcttggctgtgccgaaccatttttctgcctagtcccactgacctgcacctggaccacatccctccacacccctctcacccatgtacctgtccaagtttttcttaaatgttaaaagtgagcccacattcaccacttcatctggcagctcattccacactcgcaccactctctgtgtgaagaagccccccccctaatattcccttcaaacttttcccccctcacccttaacccatatcctctagttattttctcccctagcctcagtggaaaaagcctgcttgcattcattctatctgtacccatcataattttatacacctctatcaaatctcccctcattcttctacgctccagggaataaagtcctaacctttctctgtaactcagtttctcaagacccggcaacatccttgtaaaccttctctgcactctttcaaccttattaatatccctcctgtaattaggtgaccaaaactgcacaaaatactctaaattcggcctcaccaatgtcttatacaacttcaccataacattccaactccacacacagcctttctatttgtgattttgcatgaactattaacatcatttattttcaccaacgctccactatctgctctggcactctggttcccatccccctgcaaatctagtttaaacccttcccaataacactagcaaaccttcctgcaagtatattggtccccttgtagttcaggtgtaacccatctctcttgtacaggtcccacctgccccagaagaggttccAATGatatagaaatctgaaaccctgccccctacaccagttcctcagccacgtgttcatccgcctgagcatcctactcttaccctcactggcacgtggcacaggtagcaatcctgagattactcccctcggggtcctgctttttaacttcccacCAAGTTGTTCCTTTGTAGTCACTGATATTTAACTGATATTCCTTtatagtcacctgatgaaggagcagcgctccgaaagctagtggcttttgctaccaaataaacctgttggactttaatctggtggtgtgagatttcttactctattctctctccacagatggtcagtcctgctgagattttccaacatttactgTCTTTATCTCAGTGATAAATGTTGatgtgtttgctccgcacccacagggctccatctgtttgctccgcacccacagggctccatctgtttgctccacacccacagggctccatctgtttgctctgcacccacagggctccatctgtttgctccgcacccacagggctccagctgtttgctccgcacccacagggctccatctgtttgctccgcgcccacagggctccatctgtttgctccgcacccacagggctccatctgtttgctccgcacccacaaggctccatctgtttgaagccacaaacagaaaggtccagTTTTCTCCTGGAGTTTCTCTTCCCCGGATTGAGGCGCGAGATGGCGGACAACCAGACTGAGAGAGCTTACCAAAAGCAGCCCACCATCTTCCAGAACAAGAAGAGGGTACTTGTGGGCGAAGGCAGCAAGGAAAAGCTTCCCCGCTACTATCGTAACGTAGGCCTGGGTTTCAAGACTCCACGCGAGGCCATTGATGGGACCTACATTGACAAGAAGTGTCCATTCACAGGCAATGTGTCAATCCGGGGCCGGATCCTGACAGGTGTTGTGACTAAGATGAAGATGCAGCGGACCATTGTTATTCGCAGAGACTACCTGCACTACATCAGGAAGTACAACCGCTTTGAGAAACGACACAAGAACATGTCTGTTCACCTATCGCCCTGCTTCAGGGATGTAcagaatggggacagtgtgactGTGGGGGAGTGCCGGCCCCTCAGTAAGACTGTGCGTTTCAATGTCCTCAAGGTCACTAAAGCCGCAGGAGCCAAGAAACAGTTCCAGAAATTTTGAATATGATGTAAAGAAAATCAGCCGCAATAAATCCTTTGTGAACAGAAAAACAAAAACAGCTTTCACAATGATGCAGTTTCAGCCAATGAGGGAGACCCGGGCTCAGCCCCGCCCCCATTCACTCTGATTGTTGGAGGACCAGCTGCtcctgctcggtcctccagccccgcccccttttcCTTGGTCCGGAACcgctgtcaatcactgtccggtcattgtgatgtggagcatgcgcagtgccgctGGGAGCTCAGGATTGCGGCGGTGGGAATTTTCAGCTGATCCGACACCGGCGGGTGggtaatgagggggggatggagccggcgggtggggaatgagggggggatggagccggcgggtggggaatgagggggggatggagccggcgggtggggaatgagggggggatggagccggcgggtggggaatgagggggggatggagccggcgggtggggaatgagggggggatggagccggcgggtggggaatgagggggggatggagccggcgggtgggttCGAGGCTTCATAAACACCCCGTGTCGGCCCCAAGCACCGAATACAAAGCTCGGGTGCGGGTTGTGAAGCGGGGAAATCAGCTCGGGCTTTTCCCCGGAACAGGCCCAGAATCCCTGCCGCCGTCTTTATCGGGAGCCTCT is a window from the Mustelus asterias unplaced genomic scaffold, sMusAst1.hap1.1 HAP1_SCAFFOLD_751, whole genome shotgun sequence genome containing:
- the LOC144487350 gene encoding small ribosomal subunit protein uS17, whose protein sequence is MADNQTERAYQKQPTIFQNKKRVLVGEGSKEKLPRYYRNVGLGFKTPREAIDGTYIDKKCPFTGNVSIRGRILTGVVTKMKMQRTIVIRRDYLHYIRKYNRFEKRHKNMSVHLSPCFRDVQNGDSVTVGECRPLSKTVRFNVLKVTKAAGAKKQFQKF